The Streptomyces luteogriseus genome includes a window with the following:
- a CDS encoding family 16 glycosylhydrolase, translated as MTEPLPDSPASELGVPLSTSVVFTADFTSTTQWVAGRSWAYPGGGPVNPRDDKLDYLVPDGAYSRSGVFRARRRPDGRWNTGLLTTEGSQEGFTVRAGDVLEARVRLPKDVGAWPAIWTWRDGDQEIDVFEYHPDNPDLLEFTNHVRHTNRYHHAEAVEPGAWVDLRTVFGSRSVDWWLNGRRVFADGRGVGRSWYAYLIVNLSVCAGRYHPPPQPETTEMSYEVSHLVVRRPVTASTRVDMTTGACEDNPTPAASDHQP; from the coding sequence ATGACCGAACCCTTACCGGACAGTCCGGCCTCGGAGCTTGGCGTACCGCTGTCCACCTCGGTCGTCTTCACGGCCGACTTCACCTCGACCACCCAATGGGTCGCGGGCCGTTCGTGGGCTTATCCCGGAGGTGGACCGGTCAATCCGCGCGATGACAAGCTCGACTACTTGGTGCCCGACGGCGCATACAGCCGATCAGGCGTATTCCGCGCCAGGCGACGACCGGACGGCCGGTGGAACACCGGGTTGCTCACCACGGAGGGAAGCCAGGAGGGATTCACCGTCCGCGCCGGGGACGTACTGGAGGCCCGCGTACGGCTTCCGAAGGACGTCGGCGCCTGGCCGGCGATCTGGACCTGGCGGGACGGCGACCAGGAAATCGATGTCTTCGAGTACCACCCGGACAACCCGGACCTCCTCGAATTCACCAACCACGTGCGCCACACGAACCGTTACCACCATGCCGAGGCGGTTGAACCGGGCGCATGGGTGGACCTCCGCACCGTGTTCGGCTCCCGATCGGTGGACTGGTGGCTCAACGGCAGGCGGGTCTTCGCCGACGGACGAGGCGTGGGCCGCTCCTGGTACGCCTATCTCATCGTCAACCTCTCTGTATGCGCCGGGCGTTACCACCCGCCGCCCCAGCCGGAGACCACCGAGATGTCGTACGAGGTGAGCCACTTGGTCGTACGGCGGCCCGTCACAGCAAGCACACGCGTTGACATGACGACGGGCGCGTGCGAGGACAACCCGACCCCCGCTGCGAGCGATCACCAGCCGTAG
- a CDS encoding aldehyde dehydrogenase family protein → MNHSAHEQPADVVARLRATFRGGRTKPLEWRTAQLRRLRDMLTENGADVAAALHADLGKSATEAYRTEIDFTVREIDHTLDHLADWLRPEPAPTPAHLGADVTVWTQYDPLGVVLVIAPWNYPAQLLLAPVVGALAAGNTVVAKPSELAPATSAAMARLLPAYLDTDAVAVVEGGVPETTALLAERFDHIFYTGNGTVGRIVLRAAAEHLTPVTLELGGKSPAFVDRDTDLTVVAERLARGKFLNAGQTCVAPDYVLTDPETSAALEPLLADAVKALYGSDPAASGEYGRIINERHFDRLTGLLDSGRTVLGGTSDRTAKYLAPTVLADVDPDAPVMREEIFGPILPIVTVPGLDEAIDFINDRDKPLALYVFTESDGTRRRFAAETSSGGLGHGLPLAHLTVSDLPFGGVGESGMGNYHGRYSIETFSHRKAVLDKPLR, encoded by the coding sequence GTGAACCACTCCGCCCATGAGCAGCCTGCCGACGTCGTCGCCCGTCTGCGCGCCACCTTCCGCGGCGGCCGTACCAAGCCCCTCGAATGGCGAACGGCCCAACTGCGCCGACTGCGCGACATGCTCACGGAGAACGGCGCGGACGTGGCCGCCGCTCTCCACGCCGACCTCGGCAAGAGCGCCACCGAGGCCTACCGCACCGAGATCGACTTCACCGTCCGCGAGATCGACCACACCCTCGATCACCTCGCCGACTGGCTGCGTCCCGAGCCCGCCCCGACCCCGGCCCACCTCGGCGCGGACGTGACGGTTTGGACGCAGTACGACCCTCTCGGCGTCGTCCTCGTCATCGCGCCCTGGAACTACCCGGCCCAGCTCCTGCTCGCCCCGGTCGTCGGCGCCCTGGCCGCGGGCAACACGGTGGTCGCAAAGCCGAGTGAGCTGGCCCCGGCCACCTCCGCCGCCATGGCCCGGCTGCTGCCCGCGTACCTCGACACCGACGCGGTCGCCGTGGTGGAGGGCGGCGTTCCCGAGACCACGGCCCTCCTGGCGGAACGGTTCGACCACATCTTCTACACCGGCAACGGCACGGTCGGCCGTATCGTGCTGCGCGCCGCCGCCGAGCACCTCACCCCGGTCACCCTCGAACTCGGCGGAAAGTCACCGGCGTTCGTCGACCGCGACACCGACCTGACCGTCGTAGCGGAGCGGCTGGCCCGCGGCAAGTTCCTCAACGCCGGACAGACCTGCGTCGCCCCCGACTACGTCCTGACCGACCCGGAGACCTCGGCAGCGCTGGAACCGCTGCTCGCGGACGCCGTGAAGGCGCTGTACGGCAGCGACCCGGCCGCCTCCGGCGAGTACGGGCGGATCATCAACGAACGGCACTTCGACCGGCTCACCGGGCTGCTCGACTCCGGCCGCACCGTCCTGGGCGGCACGAGTGACCGGACGGCGAAGTACCTCGCGCCCACCGTCCTGGCCGACGTCGACCCCGACGCCCCCGTCATGCGGGAGGAGATCTTCGGCCCCATCCTGCCGATCGTGACGGTCCCCGGCCTCGACGAGGCGATCGACTTCATCAACGACCGGGACAAGCCGCTCGCCCTGTACGTCTTCACCGAGTCCGACGGGACGCGGCGCCGGTTCGCCGCCGAGACCTCCTCGGGCGGCCTGGGCCACGGCCTCCCGCTCGCCCATCTCACCGTCTCCGACCTGCCGTTCGGCGGGGTGGGGGAGAGCGGCATGGGCAACTATCACGGTCGCTACTCCATCGAGACGTTCAGCCACCGCAAGGCGGTCCTGGACAAGCCGCTGCGCTGA
- a CDS encoding alpha/beta hydrolase yields the protein MQVFIMVAGAFTGAHVWQETAARLVASGSAVHAVPLTGIDPARPAPPAQVGLETHIEDVIAAIDAVDMTSGPEIVLVGHDYGIHPVLGAADRRAERITRVVYLDCGMPQNGVPALAAVPDQALRAQLAERAEAGEREGVLAPPAHGEWARWGSTAGVGEAALERLTALAAPQPLGTLFQPLRLTGAVAAVPVTGVLCARNGARIDLVQRLVDFGDPALAALTEPQVTFFELATGHWPMLSCPDALADVLLEAAAGEGHRLRPAGDDAPAPAHLRPFPMDVPELPRDRQGHVDLYVPDGEGPRPAVLVVHGGPVPAGACPSPREWPTLVGYARLAAAEGIVGATVDHRLHDIADYDRAAADIAAAVELVRADPRVDGDRIALWFFSGGGLLTTDWLAKPPAWLRCLAASYPVLAPLPAWGMSGSRFHPARAVGQAGSLPVVLLRAGREAPEIAATVDAFVTAAQGCAARLELVDVPNGHHGFETIDPPEETLPALREAMRSVVAHLTG from the coding sequence GTGCAGGTGTTCATCATGGTGGCGGGAGCGTTCACAGGGGCCCATGTCTGGCAGGAGACGGCCGCGCGGCTGGTCGCGTCGGGCAGCGCGGTGCACGCGGTCCCACTGACGGGCATCGACCCGGCCCGGCCCGCCCCGCCGGCGCAGGTCGGGCTGGAGACGCACATCGAGGACGTGATCGCGGCGATCGACGCGGTGGACATGACGTCCGGGCCGGAGATCGTGCTCGTCGGTCACGACTACGGGATCCACCCGGTGCTCGGTGCCGCCGACCGCCGGGCGGAGCGCATCACACGGGTCGTGTACCTGGACTGCGGAATGCCGCAGAACGGTGTTCCGGCGCTGGCGGCCGTACCGGACCAGGCGTTGCGGGCGCAGCTGGCCGAACGGGCCGAGGCAGGTGAGCGCGAGGGCGTGCTGGCGCCACCGGCCCATGGCGAGTGGGCACGCTGGGGCAGTACCGCCGGTGTCGGCGAGGCGGCGCTGGAGCGGCTGACCGCCCTGGCGGCGCCACAGCCGCTGGGCACCCTGTTCCAGCCGCTGCGGCTGACCGGAGCGGTGGCCGCGGTTCCCGTCACCGGTGTGCTGTGCGCCCGGAACGGGGCGCGGATCGATCTGGTGCAGAGGCTCGTCGACTTCGGCGACCCCGCCCTGGCCGCCCTCACCGAACCTCAGGTCACCTTCTTCGAACTTGCCACCGGGCACTGGCCGATGCTGTCCTGTCCGGACGCCTTGGCGGACGTCCTGCTGGAGGCGGCGGCCGGTGAGGGGCATCGCCTGCGGCCGGCCGGCGACGATGCGCCGGCGCCTGCCCACCTGCGCCCGTTCCCGATGGACGTGCCCGAGCTGCCTCGCGACCGTCAGGGGCATGTCGATCTGTACGTCCCCGACGGCGAGGGCCCGCGACCGGCCGTGCTCGTCGTGCACGGCGGGCCGGTGCCCGCCGGAGCATGCCCGAGCCCGCGTGAGTGGCCGACTCTGGTGGGCTACGCCCGTCTGGCCGCCGCCGAGGGCATCGTCGGAGCGACAGTCGACCATCGTCTCCACGACATCGCGGACTACGACCGCGCCGCCGCGGACATCGCCGCCGCCGTGGAACTGGTGCGGGCCGACCCCCGGGTGGACGGCGACCGGATCGCCCTGTGGTTCTTCTCCGGCGGCGGGCTCCTCACCACGGACTGGCTGGCAAAGCCCCCCGCCTGGCTGCGCTGCCTGGCCGCCTCCTACCCCGTCCTGGCCCCCTTGCCCGCGTGGGGGATGTCCGGCAGCCGCTTCCACCCCGCCCGGGCGGTCGGTCAAGCGGGGTCCCTGCCCGTCGTCCTCCTCCGCGCCGGGCGAGAGGCGCCCGAGATCGCCGCGACGGTCGACGCGTTCGTGACCGCGGCCCAGGGCTGTGCAGCGCGACTCGAGCTGGTCGACGTCCCCAACGGCCACCATGGGTTCGAGACCATCGACCCGCCGGAGGAGACGCTGCCTGCCCTGCGCGAGGCGATGCGCTCGGTGGTCGCTCACCTGACCGGCTGA
- a CDS encoding cold-shock protein → MASGTVKWFNAEKGFGFIAQDGGGPDVFAHYSNITGNGYRELVEGEPVTFDVTQGQKGPQAENIVRG, encoded by the coding sequence ATGGCCAGCGGCACCGTGAAGTGGTTCAACGCCGAAAAGGGCTTCGGATTCATCGCCCAGGACGGAGGCGGCCCGGACGTCTTCGCCCACTACTCCAACATCACCGGCAACGGCTACCGGGAGCTCGTCGAGGGCGAACCGGTCACCTTCGACGTGACCCAGGGCCAGAAGGGCCCCCAGGCCGAGAACATCGTGCGAGGCTGA
- a CDS encoding fatty acid desaturase family protein: MTKSMALPVAPSTQREHQEKTRGSDFSELSRRIAEAGLLRRRPFYYTVRFGLVALALGGCVAAFLTLGDSWGQLFVAVALAVVFGQLGLAAHDLAHQQVFSRRRPSEAGGLLVADLLLGMSYGWWMNKHTRHHANPNHEGKDPDVSPDILVWSRRQARKARGLPRFVGKHQAALFFPLLTLEGLNLSFSSFRALKSSSVKRPALECTLLVTHFVLYFGGLFAVLSPAKALLFLAVHQGLFGIYLGSVFAPNHKGMPMIEEGTRLDFLRRQVLTSRNVRGGALVDAFMGGLNYQIEHHLFPSMPTPALARAQVITERYCAELGVPYHRTGLIASHREALRHLRSVGEPLRAPAEG, encoded by the coding sequence ATGACCAAATCCATGGCGCTTCCGGTGGCTCCGTCGACGCAAAGAGAACATCAGGAGAAGACCAGGGGAAGTGACTTCTCCGAATTGTCCCGGCGTATAGCGGAGGCCGGACTTCTCCGGCGCCGCCCCTTCTACTACACCGTTCGTTTCGGGCTGGTCGCCCTCGCTCTCGGGGGGTGCGTCGCCGCCTTTCTCACACTGGGGGACAGCTGGGGCCAGCTGTTCGTCGCCGTGGCGCTGGCCGTGGTCTTCGGGCAGCTCGGACTGGCTGCCCATGACCTGGCCCACCAACAGGTCTTCTCCCGTCGACGGCCCAGCGAGGCAGGGGGGCTGCTGGTCGCCGACCTGTTGCTGGGCATGAGCTACGGGTGGTGGATGAACAAGCACACCCGGCATCACGCGAACCCCAATCACGAGGGCAAGGACCCGGACGTCTCACCGGACATTCTCGTCTGGTCGCGCCGGCAGGCACGCAAGGCCCGGGGGCTGCCGCGTTTCGTCGGAAAGCACCAGGCCGCGCTCTTCTTCCCGCTACTGACCCTGGAGGGTCTGAATCTCAGCTTCAGCAGCTTCCGTGCTCTGAAAAGCTCCTCGGTGAAAAGGCCCGCACTGGAGTGCACCCTGCTCGTGACGCACTTCGTGTTGTATTTCGGCGGCCTGTTCGCTGTCCTCTCCCCCGCCAAGGCGCTGCTTTTCCTGGCCGTCCATCAGGGCCTGTTCGGCATCTACCTCGGTTCGGTGTTCGCACCCAACCACAAGGGGATGCCGATGATCGAAGAGGGGACCCGGCTGGACTTTCTGCGCCGCCAGGTCCTCACTTCGCGCAATGTCCGGGGTGGCGCCCTGGTGGACGCCTTCATGGGCGGGCTGAACTACCAGATCGAGCACCACCTCTTCCCCAGCATGCCGACCCCCGCACTCGCCAGGGCGCAGGTCATCACCGAGCGGTACTGCGCGGAACTGGGCGTCCCGTACCACCGGACGGGGCTGATCGCCTCGCACCGGGAGGCGCTGCGCCACCTCAGGAGCGTCGGCGAGCCGCTGCGCGCCCCGGCAGAAGGCTGA
- a CDS encoding C40 family peptidase encodes MATESEAPSPDEVRRYVDRLYDRAESDTGRFNATRAAAIPRQRGTAPGDRAPEDAEPAFGSLARQWFDAARAKLGPVVPASLPDKRLPARPDRAPRAAGPGRPAERPAEPLALEAPEAPTRAVRELTGGAARTPTTAVLPQLAGRPTAPAAVSDSGQGENRWRADAHLAPGGDMAAWPLYEPAPAPEPAPAPGPAPAPQLAAASATGPDPTTAYGAALPDITAPAVAAPAQALPVEWGTTLAPAAQTAAPVPASPVVSAARETAYTTVPSAAYGGSWLSSDAGHRSQAERVIAFARAQIGRPCVWGAVGPGSYDAPGLTQAAWKAAGVTLPRTAEAQWRAGMPVSLADVQVGDLVFFHDDLRHVGICSGDGTMIHAPGPGARIQEESVFFAGQSAIKGVIRPA; translated from the coding sequence TTGGCGACTGAGAGCGAGGCGCCGAGCCCTGACGAGGTCCGTCGGTATGTCGACCGCCTCTACGACAGGGCCGAGAGCGACACGGGCAGGTTCAACGCGACCCGCGCCGCCGCGATCCCGCGCCAGCGGGGCACGGCACCCGGCGACCGTGCCCCGGAGGACGCGGAACCCGCGTTCGGATCCCTTGCCCGGCAGTGGTTCGACGCTGCCCGGGCCAAGCTGGGCCCGGTGGTGCCGGCGTCGCTGCCGGACAAGAGGTTGCCGGCCCGTCCCGACCGCGCGCCCCGGGCGGCGGGCCCCGGGCGCCCCGCCGAACGACCCGCGGAGCCCCTCGCCCTCGAAGCGCCCGAGGCGCCCACCCGTGCGGTGCGGGAGCTGACCGGCGGAGCGGCTCGGACACCGACGACTGCCGTCCTCCCGCAGTTGGCCGGCCGGCCCACCGCACCGGCGGCGGTGAGCGATTCCGGGCAGGGGGAGAACCGTTGGCGCGCCGACGCGCACCTGGCCCCGGGCGGCGACATGGCGGCATGGCCGCTGTACGAACCCGCCCCGGCACCGGAGCCCGCCCCCGCCCCCGGCCCGGCTCCCGCCCCGCAGCTCGCTGCGGCGTCGGCCACCGGTCCAGACCCCACCACGGCTTATGGCGCCGCTCTGCCGGACATCACCGCCCCTGCCGTGGCGGCCCCTGCTCAGGCGCTGCCCGTCGAGTGGGGCACCACGCTCGCCCCCGCCGCGCAGACCGCGGCTCCCGTCCCGGCGTCACCGGTGGTCTCCGCGGCACGCGAAACCGCGTACACCACCGTCCCATCAGCCGCCTACGGTGGATCCTGGCTGTCGTCCGATGCCGGCCACAGGTCCCAGGCGGAGCGGGTGATCGCCTTCGCCCGGGCGCAGATCGGTCGGCCCTGCGTATGGGGCGCGGTCGGGCCGGGATCGTACGACGCCCCCGGTCTCACGCAGGCCGCGTGGAAGGCCGCGGGCGTCACGCTTCCCCGGACCGCCGAGGCCCAGTGGAGAGCGGGAATGCCGGTCTCGCTCGCCGACGTCCAGGTCGGAGACCTGGTCTTCTTCCACGACGACCTCCGCCACGTCGGCATCTGCAGCGGCGACGGCACGATGATTCACGCACCGGGACCAGGAGCGCGCATCCAGGAAGAGTCGGTGTTCTTCGCCGGCCAGTCAGCGATCAAGGGCGTGATCCGCCCGGCCTGA
- the gap gene encoding type I glyceraldehyde-3-phosphate dehydrogenase: protein MTRIAINGFGRIGRNVLRALLERDSALEIVAVNDLTEPATLARLLAYDSTAGRLGRPVTVEGDALVVDGRRIKVLAEREPAQLPWAELGVDIVLEATGRFTSAKAARAHLDAGARKVLVSAPSDGADVTLAFGVNTDAYDPDLHTIVSNASCTTNALAPLAKVLDDLAGIEHGFMTTVHAYTQEQNLQDGPHRDARRARAAGVNIVPTTTGAAKAIGLVLPGLDGKLSGDSIRVPVPVGSIVELNTTVARDVTRDDVLAAYRDAAEGPLAGVLEYSDDPLVSSDIVGNPASSVFDAALTRVDGRHVKVVAWYDNEWGFSNRVIDTLQLLAAG, encoded by the coding sequence ATGACTCGCATCGCCATCAACGGATTCGGCCGCATCGGGCGCAACGTGTTGCGCGCCCTGCTGGAACGCGACAGCGCCCTCGAGATCGTCGCCGTCAACGACCTCACCGAGCCCGCCACGCTCGCCCGGCTGCTCGCCTACGATTCGACGGCGGGCCGCCTCGGGCGTCCGGTGACCGTCGAGGGGGATGCCCTCGTCGTCGACGGCCGCCGGATCAAGGTGCTGGCCGAGCGCGAACCGGCGCAGCTGCCCTGGGCCGAACTCGGCGTCGACATCGTCCTGGAGGCCACCGGCCGCTTCACCTCGGCGAAGGCCGCCCGCGCCCACCTCGACGCGGGCGCGCGCAAGGTGCTGGTCAGCGCGCCGTCGGACGGCGCCGACGTCACCCTCGCCTTCGGCGTCAACACCGACGCCTACGACCCGGACCTGCACACGATCGTCTCCAACGCCTCCTGCACCACCAACGCGCTCGCCCCGCTGGCGAAGGTGCTCGACGACCTCGCCGGCATCGAGCACGGATTCATGACCACCGTGCACGCCTACACGCAGGAGCAGAACCTGCAGGACGGTCCGCACCGCGACGCCCGCCGCGCCCGGGCCGCCGGCGTGAACATCGTGCCGACCACGACCGGCGCCGCGAAGGCGATCGGCCTGGTCCTGCCCGGCCTGGACGGCAAGCTGTCGGGCGACTCGATCCGCGTACCGGTGCCGGTGGGCTCGATCGTCGAACTCAACACGACGGTCGCCCGCGACGTGACCCGCGACGACGTGCTCGCCGCCTACCGTGACGCGGCCGAGGGGCCGCTCGCCGGCGTCCTCGAATACTCCGACGACCCGCTGGTCTCCTCGGACATCGTGGGCAACCCCGCCTCGTCCGTCTTCGACGCCGCTCTCACCCGCGTCGACGGCCGCCACGTGAAGGTGGTCGCCTGGTACGACAACGAGTGGGGCTTCTCCAACCGCGTGATCGACACGCTGCAGCTCCTCGCCGCCGGCTGA
- a CDS encoding helix-turn-helix domain-containing protein: MSTSHEPLWSIGELAERAGATVKTVRFYSDQGLLPEAARSSGGHRRYGPRALERLQLIRSLRTLDLPLPEIRRVLEDEDTAGRALEKAVDSRLSELGSELKALRWREAALQLVRDCPPDQRADRLRLIGALNTPPSTAPLARFWRTWLPPRMPRPAIAAFLEAAVPQPPDEPHPNQALAFARLHAMTTAPCPGGRQPQPDVHRTAGAGGAALLYEGLVEAFELAAPHVRRAHDPHPGEALDAYVAAYASAYRSRDTHAFRRLLAVRLSADPRLNRYWELTAIVLTPPGGSPQPTPGSADDWLRAALRRDNAQAA; encoded by the coding sequence CTGTCCACGTCGCACGAACCGCTGTGGAGCATCGGGGAACTCGCCGAGCGCGCCGGTGCCACCGTGAAGACCGTCCGCTTCTACTCCGACCAAGGCCTGCTCCCCGAAGCCGCCCGCAGCAGTGGCGGACACCGCCGCTACGGCCCTCGGGCACTGGAACGACTGCAGCTGATCCGTTCCCTGCGCACCCTCGACCTGCCCCTGCCCGAGATCCGCCGCGTCCTCGAGGACGAGGACACAGCCGGCCGCGCACTGGAGAAGGCCGTCGACAGCCGCCTGAGTGAGCTCGGCAGTGAACTGAAGGCCCTGCGCTGGCGGGAAGCGGCACTCCAACTGGTGCGGGACTGTCCGCCGGATCAGCGCGCCGACCGGCTGCGGCTGATCGGCGCGCTGAACACCCCGCCGAGCACCGCACCACTGGCCAGGTTCTGGCGCACCTGGCTGCCGCCACGGATGCCGCGCCCGGCAATCGCGGCATTCCTGGAGGCGGCCGTCCCCCAGCCGCCCGACGAGCCGCACCCGAACCAGGCCCTTGCCTTCGCCCGGCTGCACGCGATGACGACGGCTCCCTGCCCAGGAGGCCGGCAGCCCCAACCGGACGTACACCGAACAGCGGGCGCCGGTGGCGCCGCCCTGCTGTACGAGGGCCTCGTCGAGGCATTCGAACTCGCGGCCCCACATGTGCGCAGGGCACACGACCCGCATCCGGGCGAGGCCCTGGACGCCTACGTCGCGGCATACGCGAGCGCCTACCGCAGCCGCGACACCCACGCCTTCCGCCGCCTGCTCGCCGTCCGCCTGTCGGCCGATCCGCGCCTGAACCGCTACTGGGAACTCACCGCCATCGTCCTGACTCCGCCGGGCGGCAGTCCGCAGCCGACCCCCGGCTCAGCGGACGACTGGCTGCGCGCGGCACTGCGACGGGACAATGCCCAGGCGGCGTGA
- a CDS encoding alpha/beta hydrolase, producing the protein MQFTSEQRFDDGVLQREFTLGEIPGTLWTSGIAPAPLVLMAHNNGLPKADPRLVARARYTAARGYAVATIDAAGCGDRPRSAAEERARADLRRALQAGEPVDEIFESLVGPMVEKAVPEWQMTLDALLELPEIAGPVGYSGGWTALGIRLAVVEPRVAAAGFFAGGFVPRAQREEARQVTIPLLLLLQWDDEGNPRRRALDLFDAFGSKEKTLHANLGGHTGTPWFELEDGCRFLDRHLK; encoded by the coding sequence GTGCAATTCACTTCCGAACAGCGTTTCGACGACGGCGTCCTCCAGCGCGAATTCACTCTCGGTGAGATCCCCGGGACCCTGTGGACGTCCGGAATCGCACCGGCCCCGCTGGTCCTCATGGCCCACAACAACGGGCTGCCCAAGGCCGATCCCCGGCTGGTGGCCCGGGCCCGGTACACCGCGGCGCGCGGCTACGCGGTGGCCACCATCGACGCGGCCGGATGCGGTGACCGCCCCAGGTCCGCCGCCGAGGAGCGGGCCCGTGCCGACCTCCGGCGGGCGCTGCAGGCCGGTGAGCCGGTTGACGAGATCTTCGAATCCCTCGTCGGCCCGATGGTCGAAAAGGCGGTCCCGGAATGGCAGATGACCTTGGACGCCCTCCTTGAGCTGCCCGAGATCGCAGGCCCGGTCGGGTACTCCGGAGGGTGGACCGCCCTCGGTATCCGGCTGGCCGTGGTCGAGCCGCGTGTCGCGGCCGCTGGATTCTTCGCCGGCGGCTTCGTGCCCCGTGCCCAGCGGGAGGAGGCCCGCCAGGTCACCATCCCGCTGCTGCTTCTTCTGCAGTGGGACGACGAAGGAAACCCCCGCCGACGGGCCTTGGACCTGTTCGACGCCTTCGGCAGCAAGGAGAAGACGCTGCACGCCAACCTGGGAGGGCACACCGGCACCCCGTGGTTCGAACTGGAGGACGGGTGCCGGTTCTTGGACCGACACCTGAAGTGA
- a CDS encoding thiol-disulfide oxidoreductase DCC family protein yields the protein MRTRPVLIFDGDCGFCTTSVGVAQRLVRPRCDAVAWQRADLASLGVTAERAHHEVLWVTPTGRVYGGAQAVAKILLSAGGVWSVVGAVLSLPPLRWAARAVYRLVADNRGRLPGGTAACAVPGAKPHGT from the coding sequence GTGAGAACGCGACCAGTGCTGATCTTCGACGGGGACTGCGGCTTCTGCACCACGTCCGTGGGCGTCGCCCAGCGCCTGGTGCGGCCCCGGTGCGACGCCGTGGCATGGCAGCGCGCGGATCTCGCGTCGCTCGGCGTCACGGCGGAGCGGGCTCACCACGAGGTCCTGTGGGTGACGCCCACCGGGCGGGTGTACGGCGGTGCGCAGGCCGTGGCGAAGATCTTGCTGAGCGCGGGCGGCGTGTGGTCGGTCGTGGGAGCGGTGCTCAGCCTGCCGCCCCTTCGCTGGGCCGCCCGTGCCGTCTACCGTCTGGTGGCGGACAACCGCGGGCGCCTGCCCGGAGGGACGGCGGCGTGTGCGGTTCCCGGAGCGAAGCCGCACGGGACGTAG
- a CDS encoding GlxA family transcriptional regulator — MQSSRLHRVAVLVLEGAKPLDVGIPAQVFTTRASMPYEVRVCGATPGLVTGGDGLAYHVAHGLDALAWADIVFVPGYRHPDREDPPRPVVDALIAAHARGARLAAISTGAFALAATGLLDGRRATTHWHYTRALAARHPLIQVDENVLFVDEGSMLTSAGAASGIDLCLHILRGDLGVAASNHAARRLVAAPYRSGGQAQYVPRSVPEPLGERFGTTREWALRRLGEPLSLDLLARQAGVSARTFSRRFVEETGYTPMQWVMRARIDRARELLERSERSVEQIAADVGLGTGANLRLHFQHILGTTPSEYRRTFTRGE, encoded by the coding sequence GTGCAGTCCTCCCGTCTTCATCGCGTCGCCGTCCTTGTGCTGGAGGGCGCGAAGCCGCTCGACGTCGGCATTCCCGCACAGGTCTTCACGACGCGCGCGAGCATGCCGTACGAGGTGCGGGTGTGCGGGGCGACGCCCGGCCTCGTGACCGGCGGCGACGGACTCGCGTACCACGTCGCCCATGGCCTGGACGCGCTGGCGTGGGCCGACATCGTCTTCGTCCCGGGCTACCGGCATCCGGACCGCGAGGACCCGCCGCGGCCCGTCGTCGACGCGCTGATCGCCGCCCATGCGCGCGGCGCACGGCTTGCCGCCATCTCCACCGGCGCCTTCGCGCTCGCCGCTACGGGCCTGCTCGACGGCAGGCGCGCCACGACGCACTGGCACTACACGCGCGCCCTCGCGGCCAGACATCCGCTGATCCAGGTCGACGAGAACGTCCTGTTCGTCGACGAGGGCAGCATGCTCACGTCGGCCGGCGCCGCCTCCGGCATCGACCTCTGCCTGCACATCCTGCGCGGCGACCTCGGAGTGGCCGCCTCCAACCACGCGGCCCGCCGTCTGGTCGCGGCCCCCTACCGCAGCGGCGGACAGGCCCAGTACGTGCCGCGCAGTGTGCCCGAGCCGCTCGGCGAGCGTTTCGGGACCACCCGCGAGTGGGCGCTGCGCAGGCTCGGAGAGCCACTCTCCCTCGACCTGCTGGCGCGGCAGGCAGGGGTCTCGGCGCGTACGTTCTCCCGACGTTTCGTCGAGGAGACCGGCTACACACCGATGCAGTGGGTGATGCGCGCCCGTATCGACCGGGCCCGTGAACTGCTGGAACGCTCCGAGCGCAGCGTCGAACAGATCGCCGCCGACGTCGGGCTCGGTACCGGCGCGAACCTGCGTCTGCACTTCCAGCACATCCTGGGCACCACACCGAGCGAATACCGGCGCACCTTCACCCGGGGCGAGTAG